The proteins below are encoded in one region of Halichoerus grypus chromosome X, mHalGry1.hap1.1, whole genome shotgun sequence:
- the LOC118524556 gene encoding melanoma-associated antigen 10-like, whose translation MAWSQPDQGSSNLDEEGSSTWEEPEVTQPSLQDKLHVKVADLVVFLLLKYRNKQPTHQAEMLEIVSKDYQDDFPVILGQASECMRLVFGVDLKEVDPSDHSYVLVTVLGLTCDGMLSSEQEVPKTSLLVLLLAVILLENDCAPEGKVWEALGVMGVYAGQEHVIYGEPRELLTNVWVQEGYVEYRQVPGSDPARYEFLWGPRAHAETSRLQVLEYLLQVNRRQPGSSIILSEGAVNDEEEGA comes from the coding sequence ATGGCCTGGAGCCAGCCTGACCAGGGCTCCAGCAACCTAGATGAGGAGGGGTCGAGCACCTGGGAGGAGCCGGAAGTCACCCAACCCTCTCTCCAGGACAAACTCCACGTGAAAGTGGCTGACCTGGTGGTGTTCCTGCTCCTCAAATATCGCAACAAGCAGCCGACCCACCAGGCAGAGATGCTGGAGATCGTCAGCAAAGATTACCAGGACGACTTCCCAGTGATCTTGGGCCAAGCCTCTGAGTGCATGAGGCTGGTCTTTGGCGTGGACCTGAAGGAGGTGGACCCCAGCGACCACTCCTACGTCCTGGTCACCGTCCTGGGTCTCACCTGTGATGGGATGCTGAGCAGTGAGCAGGAAGTGCCCAAGACCAGCCTCCTGGTGCTGCTACTGGCGGTGATCCTCCTGGAGAACGACTGTGCCCCTGAGGGGAAGGTGTGGGAAGCGCTGGGGGTCATGGGGGTGTATGCCGGCCAAGAGCACGTCATCtatggggagcccagggagctcctCACCAACGTCTGGGTGCAGGAAGGGTACGTGGAGTACCGGCAGGTGCCCGGCAGCGACCCTGCCCGCTACGAGTTcctgtggggtcccagggcccaCGCCGAAACCAGCAGGTTGCAAGTGCTGGAGTATTTGCTCCAGGTCAATCGCAGGCAGCCCGGTTCCTCCATTATCCTGTCTGAAGGAGCTGTGAACGATGAGGAAGAGGGGGCCTGA